DNA from Methanomassiliicoccales archaeon:
TCCATCAGGCAAGGGGGCAGGGATATTCCGGGACCCGTCTGATCATGGACGTGCCCGAGGAGCTCGCTGAACAAATACCAGAGGAGGGAACGTGGCGAAAGTTGGACCGGATCAGGGACGAGCTGGAGATCACCGTGGTATGCATGTACGACCACACCACCCTCTCACCGAAGCTGTTGATGCGGTCGCTGACCTCTTACCCTATCATCATCGAGCAGGGGATGCTTTGTCAGAACTACTTCCATCTTCCACCATCTGATGGTGGGTCCACAGACATCTCCCGCGATCTCTTCCAGCAATTGAACACGATACGCACGGAGAACGTCCAGAGGATGATGATGGTGGAGGAACGCTCCCAGCTCATTCTCGCGAACGAGCGCCTTCACGAGGAGATCGTCCGACGCAAGATGGTGGAGTTCGCCCTTTTACAGGCGGAGAACAATCAAAGGATCATGCTGGACGCCATGGCGGAAATGGTGTTTATGGTGGACCGGGGGCTGAAGGTCACCCAGGGCAATAGCGCCTTCGTGAAGTTCTTGGAAGGTCTAGGGTTGGACACCGCACTCGAGGGGAAGACGATCTTCGAGCTTTTCATCGGACTTCCCGCCGAGAGCTGGTACCTATACGAGGAGATATTCCGATATGGATACACCACGGTCACCGAGGAATCGGTCCCGGTAATACATGACCGAATGGAATTCCAGGTTCACCGGGTGCCGGTCTTCAAGGGTGACATGGTGGACCGTATCGTGGTCATATTCCGGCAGCAGCCGGTGACCGAGTTTCCCCAGACCGGAATTTGGGAGTTGGCCCCGAAGTTGAAGGCGGCGGTCCGAGATCCCCAAGGTCCCTTGGACGCAACGCTAAACAAATACCCCCGTCCAGTGCTGGTCCACGATATCGATGGTAACCTGTACCTCTATAATGAATCGATCTGTTCCGAGCTGGGATATTCGTGGGAGGAGCTGGCCGCTTTGGGGAACACCCGGGAAATCATCATCCCTTCGCCCGAGTATAAAGAGCCATACCGCCGGTTCAACATCGGAGGGCGCATCTCTGCGCCCGCCACTTTACAGCGCAAGGACGGGACCAGGGTCGATGTCATGCGTTACCTGATCTTCATGGGTAAAGGAAAAGAGCGCCGCATCATCTCAGTTCTTCGGCCGTTGTAGGAATTTCCGAGCAATTGGTTTATCTTCCTTCAGCTATTCCCTCACTAGATGGACCACATTGTTTACCTTGACAAGCCGGCAGGCGCCCTGGAGGCCATGCGCCGAGGCGACAAGACCATGGTGGGTCGGGCGGCAATGGGACGTCGTTCACCGTATGGCAAGGTCAACGTAGGCGACATGCTGTACTTCACCGAGAACGACGGGAAGCAGATCGTCCACGGCCGGGGAAAGGTCACCCGGGTCTACGACTCCCCCAAACTGACGCACGATGAGAGCGTCTCCCTGATGGAAAGCTACCGCCGCATCCTCTGGCTTTCTGAAAAACAGTTCCTGCGCATGGCCGGCAAGCGCTACGTGGTGCTGGTCACCGTCGCCGGTTTCGAGGAACTGCCGGAGTTCCGGTTCACCCGCGCACATTTCACCAACATGGACGATTGGTTGCTGGTCGAAGAGATCGGCAAGGTGCTTAAATAGGTCCGGATGCGAGAGTTAAAATAATCAATACTGAATTTAATAACATGGAGCCGCTCTCTGCCATCAGCGTTTTCTTGGGGTCGGTCAGCTCGTTCCTCCTGCTTTCCATGAGGGTCTTCCCTGGAAGGTGGGCGAGAATGTTCGCCGACGCTGGACGGGAGAGAGGACGCCCGAAATGGGCGTGGCTGACCATGACCGGATCTCTGTCCGGCATCATCTTGTTCTGGTACCTTCATTTCATTGAGCCGAGGTCGCTCTCCCTGGCCATGGCCGTTCTGGCCACATTCGTGCTGGGGCGTACGCTCCAGTCGCTATGGGTGAAGAAAGGGCTCAGGGAAGGCGTTCAGATGTTCCTGCGAGGCAAGGTCGCGGCGACGTTCCTACCCTACACGATCGCCGGGATGGCACTGATCGTCCTCGGACTGCTGTGAACAGCTCTCAAAGGAGTGTCGGAAAGGTGTCTAGAACACATCCAAGGACCCATTCTTGAGGGCCAGCTTTTCGAAGAAACAGAAGAGGAAATAGGCAGCCACGTAAGCGGCGATGCCCAGGGCGAGCATGGCCACCAGCAGCCCGGAGACGTCACCTAACGATCCCCCGATGGCGACCTCCCTCACCGCCTCCACGCCGTAGGTGAGGGGGAAGGCATATGATATCGGCTGGACCCAACCCGGCAGGTACGAAATGGGGAAGTTCACTCCGCACAGCAGCAGTCCCAGATAGAGCACGATGGAACCTAGCACCATCGAGGAGCGCAGATATACGCCGACGCTGCCGATGATCAGACCGAAGCCCACCATGCTGAAGCAGGTGACCAGCAGCACTGCGGCCAAGGTGAACGGTTCGGCGGCGGATAGGTCCACGCCGAAGAACACCGAGGCGAAGAACAGGGACATGCTCACGGTGAACAGACCTATGAACGACTGGTAGACCCCCTTTCCCAGGAACACGTAGTACATCCGTGTCGGTGTGGACATTATGGTCGCCATGGTGCCGATGTGCTTCTCCGCCCCCGCCGACATGCAGACGCCGTATATCGCGGCATAGGTCAGCGAGGCCACGGCGTTCCCCAGGGCCACGTATCCTGGGCTGGCTCCCGGATCACCGGCGAAATCGCTGACCAGCACGAAGAACCACATCTGGAACAGGGAGGTCGCCAAGATCTGCATAAGCCACAGCGTCGGACCCACGACGGCGAACTGCGACCGCATGGCCACCAGGCTCGAGGCCTTGACACCGATGATGTCGCGCAGCATGTCAGTACCTCACCAGGGTGCCGTTGATCTTGGCCCTTTTCTCCAGATAGGTGAAGAGCTGGAATGATATCAACAGGTAGACGATGGTCGTCAAGGCGGTCAGCCCCAATGCGCCCGGCAAGCCGATGCTCAGGGAATCATAGCCAGTGAAGGCGGATATCTTGAGGGCCTCGGCGCCCCAGGTCGCCGGGATGGCGTAGGAGAACGGACGGGTCCACTCCGGCAGTATGACCAGCGGGAACACCGCGCCCGAGAGGACGTAGATGGGGAACTCCAACATTTGGAAGAAGGCGCTGGAAGCCCTCGTCACCACGTAGAAGGCTCCGAATATCATGCCCAGGACGGCGAGGGAGAGAAGAGTGAGGAAAAGTGCGGTCACGAAACCCAATGGGTCGCGCACGGACACGTCGATGCCGAAGGCGAAATGAGCGACGATGAAGACCGCTAGGGCGTTCAGCAGACCCAGGAACGCGTTCCACAGGCAGCGGCCGAAGACCACGGAGGAGAGGGGCGCAGGAGTGACCATGATGGATTCCAGCGTCCCGTTCATTCTATCGTATCCAATGGACCAACTG
Protein-coding regions in this window:
- a CDS encoding ABC transporter permease, which translates into the protein MISLRAMKAALKQQSIHFFVDPQWIIPSIIAPFIFTTVTLFLFRHAGGDLLLYAVLGGGVLGMWGNTIHSSSWSIGYDRMNGTLESIMVTPAPLSSVVFGRCLWNAFLGLLNALAVFIVAHFAFGIDVSVRDPLGFVTALFLTLLSLAVLGMIFGAFYVVTRASSAFFQMLEFPIYVLSGAVFPLVILPEWTRPFSYAIPATWGAEALKISAFTGYDSLSIGLPGALGLTALTTIVYLLISFQLFTYLEKRAKINGTLVRY
- a CDS encoding ABC transporter permease gives rise to the protein MLRDIIGVKASSLVAMRSQFAVVGPTLWLMQILATSLFQMWFFVLVSDFAGDPGASPGYVALGNAVASLTYAAIYGVCMSAGAEKHIGTMATIMSTPTRMYYVFLGKGVYQSFIGLFTVSMSLFFASVFFGVDLSAAEPFTLAAVLLVTCFSMVGFGLIIGSVGVYLRSSMVLGSIVLYLGLLLCGVNFPISYLPGWVQPISYAFPLTYGVEAVREVAIGGSLGDVSGLLVAMLALGIAAYVAAYFLFCFFEKLALKNGSLDVF
- a CDS encoding PAS domain-containing protein, with protein sequence HQARGQGYSGTRLIMDVPEELAEQIPEEGTWRKLDRIRDELEITVVCMYDHTTLSPKLLMRSLTSYPIIIEQGMLCQNYFHLPPSDGGSTDISRDLFQQLNTIRTENVQRMMMVEERSQLILANERLHEEIVRRKMVEFALLQAENNQRIMLDAMAEMVFMVDRGLKVTQGNSAFVKFLEGLGLDTALEGKTIFELFIGLPAESWYLYEEIFRYGYTTVTEESVPVIHDRMEFQVHRVPVFKGDMVDRIVVIFRQQPVTEFPQTGIWELAPKLKAAVRDPQGPLDATLNKYPRPVLVHDIDGNLYLYNESICSELGYSWEELAALGNTREIIIPSPEYKEPYRRFNIGGRISAPATLQRKDGTRVDVMRYLIFMGKGKERRIISVLRPL